The following are encoded together in the Babesia microti strain RI chromosome II, complete genome genome:
- a CDS encoding solute carrier family 9, member 6 (overlaps_old_locusTagID:BBM_II03330): protein MAHAYNLSGISVEVAELVSLICFLIASACILQVIVSKINEKIPISIIWFLYGMLTYGIAMSLNGKVDDPLTHAILNLRHIDNSVLYYIVLPILLYEATQEINWYAFKNFIIGGIALSVFGVFLQVIILGVLFHYTILGSTKIGISISFLIASIISSTDPIAVLAILNGVSAPPKLSSIFNAESLINDGSSVLLFQFFYLLTLGDTGSAGYYVLLFFKLLILSPLLGILMAIVVSIWISTFHAHHFAQCVSLMIGGYISYFLAEYTLNISGPLTIVCYGIFIKALGIIGLDREAHDKHRHFLHGLSFIANSVVFIISGVITLGMIANNMSNNQALTHITKLCTMYLYINAARILMILIFMPLLEFIGYGINWKELILLVWGGLRGSIVLVLALRIERDTNFNNELTNTIAFYISGSVFLILVIQGFTFELIYRLLNPYKTNPFRKVYLEKVMKIIHYYYTTDMKNLENYWLFKGTDVVYLANELVPKLTSMKWSSHGLLQLNMPSVSHIMNDIINEDGEFVHKFYQGERGDVVGTMFKSEGQFDNGTIDDSSADGYISLFTQGLLITQGTNIGIKFNPKLNLRLLERATTNQSSSTNIKEQFTTLDSLPKDSLQQFSKHKDNGYGSQEDFFPERQSTDVTIIFDKNECNLGKNQPTYTNPMTFDIINKPCLTPILSLDIEYSDVEALEDNLPNVAFDNNILRKEREGELYIMVFNACKQMYKTLYDDGYIGGGTLLSLQSILDISSDFALKKLKHKSIKAWDNVLKDCNESYVHIHNWLAHSNDIHNMDGFEFEWLALKRILSSNFSNHNIKNAYSERSTRFNEESNNSSLFEWLKRSVKRGLYMISSFMMSLISRIRVVKYELEMLVAFVDSHQRILMLGGSNFEKLLGKDLLSSFIKQLRLAQLYMRILIKKYPEDIKVELIRIASFMLIRIKSSIVRSQVENGLLLSEDSDRILSLLSKQCYVISKYSAGIFTFTAKSFSLKALKDRICCRSRK from the exons ATGGCTCATGCTTATAATTTATCCGGAATCTCTGTAGAAGTAGCAGAATTAGTATCATTAATCTGTTTTTTGATAGCTTCTGCATGTATTTTACAGGTTATCGTTTCCAAGATAAACGAAAAGATCCCGATTTCTATCATATGGTTTTTGTATGGTATGCTTACGTATGGTATTGCAATGTCACTCAATGGTAAAGTTGATGATCCTTTGACACATGCAATTCTAAATCTCCGGCATATAGATAATTCGGTTCTGTACTATATCGTCTTGCCAATTCTTTTGTATGAAGCGACCCAAGAGATTAATTGGTATGctttcaaaaatttcataattgGCGGTATAGCACTTTCAGTTTTTGGT GTCTTTTTACAAGTGATAATACTGGGCGTATTGTTCCACTACACCATTTTGGGCTCCACAAAAATAGGCATTTCCATATCATTCCTAATAGCTTCAATAATAAGTTCAACAGATCCGATAGCAGTGTTGGCTATTCTCAATGGTGTATCAGCTCCACCCAAATTATcttcaatatttaatgcAGAATCTCTCATTAATGATGGATCTTCTGTTCTATTAttccaatttttttatttgcTAACTCTTGGTGATACAGGCTCAGCAGGATATTATGTACTACTATTCTTTAAGTTGCTTATACTAAGTCCATTGCTTGGTATTCTTATGGCCATTGTGGTATCTATCTGGATTAGTACATTTCATGCTCATCACTTCGCCCAGTGTGTTTCTCTGATGATAGGGGGATATATCAGTTACTTTTTGGCAGAATATACTTTAAACATAAGTGGACCTCTCACAATTGTGTGTTATGGCATTTTTATCAAGGCATTAGGTATCATTGGTTTGGATAGGGAGGCACATGATAAGCATAGGCACTTTTTACATGGATTGAgttttatcgcaaattctgttgtatttatcatttcaGGCGTTATAACTTTGGGTATGATCGCTAATAACATGTCCAATAACCAAGCTCTTACTCACATCACAAAACTTTGCACTATGTATCTCTACATAAATGCAGCCAGGATTCTAATGATTCTCATTTTTATGCCGCTACTAGAATTCATAGGATATGGAATCAATTGGAAGGAATTGATACTTCTTGTTTGGGGCGGTTTACGCGGTTCAATTGTGCTAGTATTGGCATTAAGAATTGAAAGGGATACAAACTTTAATAACGAATTGACAAACACTATAGCCTTTTATATTTCTGGGAGTGTGTTCCTTATATTAGTAATTCAAGGATTTACTTTTGAACTAATTTATAGATTGTTGAATCCATATAAGACGAACCCTTTCAGGAAGGTTTATTTGGAAAAAGTTATGAAAATTATCCACTATTATTACACAACGGATATGaagaatttggaaaattatTGGTTATTTAAGGGCACAGATGTGGTATATCTTGCCAATGAATTAGTGCCTAAACTTACAAGTATGAAATGGAGCAGCCACGGattattgcaattaaatatgCCTTCAGTTAGCCATATTATGAAcgatataattaatgaagATGGCGAATTTGTACACAAGTTTTACCAAGGAGAACGAGGTGATGTTGTGGGTACTATGTTTAAATCTGAAGGTCAATTTGATAATGGGACCATTGATGATAGTTCTGCCGATGGCTATATATCGCTATTTACCCAGGGTTTACTTATAACACAGGGCACTAATATtggtatcaaatttaatcCCAAACTCAACCTAAGATTGCTAGAAAGGGCAACGACAAATCAATCCTCATCTACTAACATTAAAGAACAGTTCACAACACTAGATTCATTACCAAAAGATTCATTGCAACAATTTTCGAAACATAAAGATAATGGTTACGGTTCACAAGAAGATTTTTTCCCAGAACGACAGAGTACTGATgtcacaattatttttgacaaaaacGAATGCAATTTGGGCAAGAACCAGCCCACTTATACAAATCCTATGACATTTGATATCATAAATAAGCCTTGTCTAACCCCCATTTTGAGCCTGGACATTGAATACAGCGATGTTGAGGCCCTTGAGGACAATCTTCCTAACGTTGCTTTTGACAACAATATCTTGAGGAAGGAGAGAGAGGGAGAACTGTATATTATGGTATTCAACGCATGTAAGCAG ATGTACAAGACCTTGTATGATGATGGATATATTGGCGGAGGTACACTATTGTCATTGCAAAGCATCCTGGATATATCATCAGACTTTGCCCTTAAGAAACTAAAGCACAAATCCATTAaa GCCTGGGATAATGTATTGAAAGATTGCAATGAAAGCTATGTCCACATACATAATTGGCTTGCCCATTCCAATGACATACAT aatATGGATGGATTTGAGTTCGAATGGCTAGCTTTAAAACGTATATTATCGAGTAATTTCTCGAATCACAACATCAAAAATGCATACAGTGAACGTTCTACACGTTTTAATGAAGAATCGAATAATTCATCTCTTTTTGAATGGTTAAAGAGAAGCGTTAAACGAGGTTTATACATGATATCTTCATTTATGATGTCCTTAATATCTAGAATTAGAGTCGTTAAATATGAATTGGAAATGTTGGTAGCTTTTGTCGATTCGCATCAAAGAATATTGATGCTGGGAGGATCTAATTTTGAGAAGTTGTTGGGCAAGGATCTTTT GTCTAGCTTTATCAAGCAGTTGAGATTAGCCCAGTTGTATATGCGGATACTGATAAAAAAGTATCCCGAAGACATAAAAGTGGAGTTAATTAGAATCGCATCCTTTATGTTGATCAGAATTAAATCATCA ATCGTAAGAAGCCAGGTGGAAAATGGGTTGTTACTATCTGAAGATTCAGATAGAATCCTTAGTTTATTGTCAAAACAGTGCTACGTCATTTCAAAGTACAGCGCAggaatatttacatttacaGCTAAATCATTCTCCCTCAAGGCGCTTAAGGATAGGATTTGTTGTAGATCCAGGAAATGA
- a CDS encoding histidyl-tRNA synthetase (overlaps_old_locusTagID:BBM_II03335) — protein MLCIIYYAKYSLSYRLCAIRGSQYYDPDIYSSHKYIFNKFRYTSEKYNYNEYWLPVVDYYETFSQHLGNSDSLMDVYRFHDKSGRDLALRPEITPQLCTMVDEKWNYYDDKPLRWFTIADCWRYERPCSGRRRNHQQWNLDLISSQSNSMDAEPLLVLIHAFQSLGLTADDIKICINSTEFISKLLDMVKHDSSKISLSQFIRILDKFNRVPNDEFNQLLINIGFKITEYEKLMDLLSTGDNSTLLNTFNNDNVESTLRVLKSLGLDNWISLDLSIARGNGYYNGIIYEAFDKKVKRRAIAGGGHYQMKNISRNKFNIECSGFAMGNIVLLDILSDRNLLPKSVVLKVSDIGDGDDISD, from the exons atgttATGTATCATATATTATGCAAAATATTCACTATCATATCGTCTTTGCGCAATTAGAGGGTCACAATACTATGACCcagatatatattcatcgcacaaatacatatttaacaaa TTTAGATATACATCAGagaaatataattacaatgaATACTGGCTTCCAGTGGTAGATTACTATGAAACCTTTTCACAACACTTGGGGAACTCAGATTCTTTGATGGATGTATACAGATTTCACGATAAAAGTGGAAGGGATTTAGCTCTTAGACCTGAAATTACACCGCAGTTGTGCACAATGGTGGATGAAAAATGGAATTATTATGATGATAAACCTCTCAGGTGGTTCACAATCGCTGATTGTTGGAG atacgAAAGACCATGTTCAGGAAGGAGAAGGAATCACCAGCAATGGAATTTGGATCTTATATCATCACAATCCAATAGTATGGATGCTGAACCGTTACTAGTATTAATTCACGCATTTCAATCT TTAGGTCTCACGGCGgatgatataaaaatatgcatAAATTCAACAGAGTTTATTAGCAAATTGTTGGATATGGTCAAGCATGATAGTTCTAAAATTTCACTATCACAGTTTATAAGaattttggataaattcAATCGTGTGCCTAATGATGAATTCAACCAATTACTGATTAATATCGGTTTTAAAATAACAGAG tatgaaaaattaatggATTTATTGAGTACTGGAGACAATAGTACACTATTAAACACCTTTAACAATGATAACGTTGAATCTACTTTGCGCGTGCTTAAATCACTTGGACTAGATAATTGGATTAGCTTGGACTTATCAATA GCTAGGGGAAATGGGTATTACAAtggaattatatatgaaGCTTTCGATAAGAAGGTCAAGAGGAGAGCAATTGCGGGCGGCGGCCATTACcaaatgaaaaatatatctagaaataaattcaatatcgAATGCAGCGGCTTTGCCATGGGcaatattgtattattagatattttatcgGATAG GAATTTATTGCCAAAAAGCGTAGTCCTTAAAGTCAGTGACATCGGTGATGGTGATGATATCAGCgattaa
- a CDS encoding ubiquitin-like modifier-activating enzyme 5 (overlaps_old_locusTagID:BBM_II03340), producing MSSDDPYSRLKALERMGIVTDYSKLYRKTVAIIGIGGIGVVASEMLTRCGIGRLIIIDFDKVEKANLNRLFYKYEHVGLKKVQAASKTLKEINPNVEIVTYDINVCYNYNKLLEIITTGGFDGKQIDLLLSCVDNYGARVTISKGCTKCDQIWMNSGVSEDAMNGQIQTCIPGLTACFMCAPPFVVATNGDESEIKRGEVCVASLPTTMGVVAGLLVQNALKYLLSFGKVTSFLSYNSKQDYFPSYIIKPSPDCSDDVCVQLTEQKLELAKSLESESNKLSDLNTESTSMCDKIKGSFCEYGITILANDNTLVSSDDLGVSPIAGANIGHRFEDKSTKSKCSTSLISAEDSLEILRNKLSYLNSRSQQ from the exons ATGTCCTCTGACGATCCATACTCCCGTCTGAAAGCCCTTGAAAGAATGGGCATAGTCACTGATTACTCCAAGCTGTACAGGAAAACAGTGGCAATAATCGGCATTGGAGGCATAGGTGTAGTTGCAAGTGAAATGCTGACAAGATGTGGTATAGGTagattaattataattgattttgataaaGTGGAAAAAGCAAATCTTAATCGcttattttacaaatacgAACACGTAGGCCTTAAGAAAGTGCAA GCTGCGTCTAAAACGCTCAAGGAAATAAATCCAAATGTAGAAATAGTTacatatgatataaatgtGTGTTATAActacaataaattattggaAATAATCACTACGGGTGGTTTCGACGGaaaacaaattgatttattgcTAAGTTGCGTGGACAACTATGGAGCACGAGTTACCATTAGCAAAGGATGTACTAAGTGTGACCAAATTTGGATGAATTCCGGTGTCTCTGAAGATGCGATGAATGGACAAATACAAACATGCATACCAGGCTTGACTGCCTGTTTCATG TGTGCCCCGCCTTTTGTGGTAGCTACCAATGGAGATGAATCTGAGATTAAACGAGGTGAAGTTTGTGTTGCAAGTTTACCAACGACAATGGGCGTTGTTGCGGGTTTGCTAGTCCAAAATgcattaaaatatttactcaGCTTTGGAAAGGTTACTAGTTTTTTGAGTTACAATTCCAAACAAGATTACTTTCCCTCATACATAATCAAGCCAAGCCCAGATTGCTCAGATGATGTTTGTGTTCAACTCACTGAACAAAAATTAGAACTAGCAAAGTCTTTAGAATCTGAATCTAATAAACTTTCGGATTTAAATACTGAATCTACATCAATGtgtgataaaattaaaggCTCTTTTTGTGAATATGGTATAACAATACTTGCCAATGATAATACTCTTGTTTCTAGTGACGACCTTGGTGTTAGTCCTATTGCTGGTGCTAATATTGGGCATAGGTTTGAAGATAAAAGTACTAAAAGCAAATGTTCCACTTCCCTAATATCAGCGGAAGATAGTTTGGAAATACTGCGCAATAAGCTGTCTTATTTGAACTCCCGTTCACAGCAATAG
- a CDS encoding hypothetical protein (overlaps_old_locusTagID:BBM_II03345) has protein sequence MYLIMDNKALKHSWDYNLCLLIFLMVTCASPFMMFSLKTFFDILINRDFLLKWLLIYKFAIALSIIIFSTFIRVNSRSLKYSVLTMSTLLIIQPIVILYSYRNYLKCSLYLLGILCGFVQGLIYMGLIPFMKNSKFTGKYTWPAHIFADIPLTSFFILTINSLTNRTFDYISIIWYVYSVMAIITFGIFLIILRIEKYEKCLVVSPSERKIMEEIVLERRLSNCSTNIADTHYTRRDDNIFDRVKYSIGTIAIWWKLALLITISTITFSLPIPFIIDNPLTQPIIIRYFLYSGVFRVLCLTIPFFSRNFSLGNTSATIISFFSCIYITIPSLITLITRHHGIFMELLLSLSSLVQSLVICGLLSNLPNLLQDNKSDNRKNSLLAMVVLITFIGHALGIISGQITNRLTAA, from the coding sequence ATGTACTTGATAATGGATAATAAAGCGCTAAAACACTCATGGGATTACAATCTTTGTCTTCtcatatttttaatggtGACATGCGCTTCACCCTTTATGATGTTCTCACTCaaaacattttttgatatactTATTAACAGAGACTTCCTGTTAAAATGGCTCTTGATTTATAAGTTCGCAATTGctttatcaattattatattcagTACATTTATAAGGGTTAATTCGAGGTCTCTAAAATATTCAGTATTGACAATGTCAACCTTACTGATAATACAACCAATAGTGATACTATATAGTTATCGTAACTATTTAAAGTGTTCCCTATATTTATTAGGTATACTTTGCGGATTTGTTCAGGGTCTTATTTATATGGGTTTGATTCCATTTATGAAGAATTCCAAGTTTACTGGGAAATACACTTGGCCAGCACACATTTTTGCTGATATACCATTAACCTCGTTTTTTATTCTCACAATTAACTCTTTAACCAACAGAACGTTTGATTATATTTCGATTATTTGGTACGTATATTCTGTGATGGctattataacatttggaatatttttaataatccTGCGAATTGAAAAATACGAAAAATGCTTAGTGGTATCTCCAAGTGAACGGAAGATAATGGAAGAAATTGTGCTTGAGAGGAGGCTTAGTAATTGTTCAACAAATATAGCAGACACTCATTATACTCGTAGAGATGATAATATCTTTGATCGTGTCAAGTACTCAATTGGCACTATTGCAATATGGTGGAAGCTGGCTCTGCTGATAACTATATCAACTATAACTTTTTCATTGCCTATACCATTCATAATAGACAATCCTTTAACCCAACCCATTATAATAAGGTATTTCTTGTACAGTGGCGTGTTTAGGGTTTTGTGTTTGACAATTCCATTTTTTTCCAGGAATTTTTCTCTAGGAAATACATCTGCaacaataatatcatttttcTCCTGTATTTACATCACAATACCCTCATTGATCACTTTGATCACCAGACATCACGGCATCTTTATGGAATTACTCCTATCTCTATCATCATTAGTGCAGTCGTTAGTGATATGTGGGTTGCTGTCTAACTTGCCAAATTTACTGCAAGACAATAAAAGTGATAATAGGAAGAATTCACTCCTGGCAATGGTTGTGCTAATCACTTTTATTGGTCATGCATTGGGGATTATATCTGGCCAGATCACAAATCGATTAACCGCAGCATAA
- a CDS encoding hypothetical protein (overlaps_old_locusTagID:BBM_II03350.) — translation MRFEFEEESKLTKLYNFLSVEWEKHIHPVLHYLAVPSVLAYGLYQNDASFYPTELFKLLFLS, via the coding sequence ATGAGATTCGAGTTTGAGGAGGAGTCAAAGCTGACCAAActgtacaattttttatctgTAGAGTGGGAAAAACACATTCATCCGGTTTTACATTATCTAGCGGTACCCTCTGTACTTGCATATGGTCTTTATCAAAATGATGCATCATTTTACCCAACTGAACTGTTTAAGTTATTATTTCTCTCCTAA
- a CDS encoding Isocitrate/isopropylmalate dehydrogenase (overlaps_old_locusTagID:BBM_II03355), whose product MAFSLKGKIPVGPVVEMAGDEMANVIWKKVKDVIIEPYLDIKLKYFDLSKQSRIETDNKIIYEAAKAIEQCNVGVKCPTTILGDLMPSTVLRKFFDGTLFREPLITNLVPPLISGWKKPIIVARHASSDDYKRKHVRIKGPGEFNLKYSGMDDVFVNEFAQGEEAICYGEFIRLDSIEAFAESCFKYSLNHKLPLYISENMWSGTYYEGMFRCIFERKYQVYKDLFKQHGIWFDYHTIDDMVILALKSQGGFVWACKNHDGNLMGHLVSTGYGSIGLTLNVLSCKDQKTIITEPAHGTISSHFKRYIKNEYTSTNVIATIFSWTRALEHRAKLDKNDRLEQFCYAVEAACVAAVESGIFSEDIAHSINLENKNSVKPSTTDEFINEIANQLKVKLVTYQTPLVFEKADQPLPSDHTDYLVY is encoded by the exons ATGGCATTTAGCCTCAAAGGCAAAATTCCAGTTGGTCCCGTAGTGGAGATGGCAGGAGATGAAATGGCCAATGTCATATGGAAGAAGGTCAAGGATGTGATTATCGAACCATATCTGGATATAAAACTTAAGTACTTCGATTTGTCAAAGCAGAGCCGAATAGAGACGgataacaaaataatttatgaaGCAGCCAAAGCAATAGAACAATGCAATGTAGGAGTCAAGTGCCCAACTACTATATTGGGTGATTTAATGCCCAGTACTGTGCTTAg gAAATTCTTTGATGGAACTTTATTTCGTGAACCTCTAATTACCAATCTAGTCCCGCCGCTAATTAGTGGCTGGAAAAAACCAATAATTGTCGCTCGTCACGCGTCTTCAGATGACTACAAAAGGAAACATGTTAGAATTAAGGGCCCTGGGGAATTTAATCTAAAGTACAGCGGGATGGATGAtgtatttgtaaatgaatttgcaCAGGGAGAAGAGGCCATATGTTACGGAGAATTCATCAGATTGGATAGCATTGAAGCATTTGCAGAAAGCTGTTTTAAGTACTCGCTCAACCACAAATTACCTCTATATATTTCTGAAAATATGTGGTCTGGTACTTATTATGAAGGTATGTTTCGCTGTATCTTTGAGAGGAAATACCAGGTGTATAAGGATTTGTTTAAGCAACATGGCATCTGGTTCGATTACCACACGATTGATGATATGGTTATATTGGCTCTAAAATCACAAGGTGGGTTTGTTTGGGCCTGCAAGAATCACGACGGAAACCTAATGGGTCATCTAGTTTCAACA GGATATGGGTCAATAGGTTTGACACTTAATGTACTATCGTGTAAGGACCAAAAGACAATCATCACCGAACCGGCCCATGGCACCATTTCCTCTCACTTTAAAAGATACATTAAAAACGAATATACATCAACAAATGTAATTGCTACTATTTTTTCATGGACCAGGGCACTTGAGCATCGTGCtaaattggataaaaatgatagaCTTGAGCAATTCTGTTATGCCGTGGAGGCAGCGTGTGTGGCAGCAGTTGAATCTGGTATTTTTTCCGAAGATATTGCCCATTCTATTAATCTcgaaaataaaaatagtgtTAAGCCGTCCACTactgatgaatttataaatgaaatcGCCAATCAGCTTAAAGTGAAGTTGGTGACGTACCAAACTCCACTGGTATTTGAGAAAGCTGATCAACCGTTACCTTCAGATCACACAGATTATCTAGTTTATTAa
- a CDS encoding hypothetical protein (overlaps_old_locusTagID:BBM_II03360), protein MLEPKTKLLGRGEGIESRPTNVMSNINNIKPTFLIYNPPNCKLSSIDKSNACNYNQRQRHSQQKQHHPFTREKYNVTGTHNYTLNGENHGKNRNLHKKHKSKQTVYGCSGKEVMGLAWYFASATGNIIGSIGKQIGKDVINTIFNPDPTYNSIRSYYYYQDYPNYHRQPQHMITQRIDYDEMLKQSNMNMMYGNYNQNNLSDIANMNGLMNLASLFGDNPPFGQTSGLGNMDNLDNIGNMGQMTANDGINPLIFNRSSATNRTGPPDFF, encoded by the coding sequence ATGTTGGAACCCAAAACTAAGCTTTTGGGTAGAGGTGAAGGCATAGAATCAAGACCAACAAATGTAATgtcaaatattaataacatAAAACCTACATTTCTTATTTATAATCCCCCAAACTGCAAATTGTCTTCTATTGATAAATCCAATGCATGTAACTATAATCAACGTCAACGACATTCACAGCAAAAACAGCATCATCCATTTACACGCGAAAAATATAACGTCACTGGTAcacataattatacattaaatgGTGAAAATCATGGTAAAAATCGCAATTTGCACAAAAAGCACAAATCTAAACAAACGGTATATGGATGCAGTGGTAAAGAGGTGATGGGTTTGGCCTGGTATTTCGCCAGTGCAACGGGAAATATCATAGGGTCAATAGGAAAACAAATTGGGAAAgatgttataaatacaatatttaatccTGACCCTACATACAACTCCATAAGATCTTATTACTATTATCAAGATTATCCCAACTACCATAGACAACCTCAGCACATGATTACCCAGCGAATTGATTATGACGAAATGCTGAAACAGTCAAATATGAATATGATGTATGGTAATTATAAtcaaaacaatttgtcGGACATTGCCAACATGAATggtttgatgaatttggcTAGTTTATTTGGAGACAATCCTCCCTTTGGCCAGACAAGTGGTCTAGGAAATATGGATAATTTGGATAACATTGGCAACATGGGACAAATGACAGCAAATGATGGAATAAACCCCCTAATATTTAACCGATCTAGTGCTACAAATCGTACTGGCCCACCTGATTTTTTTTAA
- a CDS encoding DEAD/DEAH box helicase (overlaps_old_locusTagID:BBM_II03365), with the protein MGFDGLGLSHCILDYLNTNGFIEPTEIQKVSIPALIHDYNDVIVQAETGSGKTLCFLLPLMELYLKFDISGIPFGEKFNVFSLIIAPTRELAFQIFNTLDGICKFLDSKNESKKLLPILFRGGKSAAKERAHIDAVSKLSQMGAIISTPGKLSNLFNVITNWTFKNLHLFIIDEADRLMEMNFDVELEIILRRLPKQRKNAVYSATISSLSERLYRIGLKDWKLHSVSSNIVNSNTCYGVMDKLHSIDNLSKISSGSEKIPAGLTNYYSIVNMTDKFDYLHKFISHLLYTGANKCIMFFLTCDFVDYINMALDKLNPKFKLIKIHRKMNQRDRELAFKEFKQTTNQLTILLATDLFSRGIDVQNVDWIFQFDAPQDPSIYLHRSGRTARAGSTGYSIILLDNNEISFIEFIKSKNVDLIQWNFEDFTSGANPFGETINTSIPTLLRSIAEKDRQFMLSANKAFVSYVRAYSEHILKYTFNISVCDLGGLATLLGVLRMPRVKEILGRKFNFTPSLVNPKSVPFLCAEMEAKRLKELEENEANNSRLNSLKNEIKNVSQDKYTRKKKGNGKTKKNRTRSEKRNAKRNEMNVEWLEFSREENLVKKLKKGKISKDLFDKLTS; encoded by the exons AACGATGTAATAGTACAAGCTGAAACCG GCTCCGGCAAAACTCTATGCTTCTTACTCCCTTTAATGGAGTTATATcttaaatttgacattagCGGGATTCCTTTTGGCGAAAAATTCAATGTGTTTTCATTAATCATAGCCCCTACTCGTGAATTGGCctttcaaatatttaacaccCTTGATGGTATATGCAAGTTTTTGGACTCTAAAAATGaaagcaaaaaattattacctATACTTTTTCGAGGTGGTAAATCTGCTGCAAAAGAACGTGCTCATATCGATGCAGTTTCAAAACTGTCTCAAATGGGCGCAATAATTTCAACGCCTGGaaaattatccaatttatttaatgtGATTACAAATTGGACTTTTAAAAATCTACATTTGTTCATAATAGATGAAGCAGATCGGCTGATGGAGATGAATTTCGATGTAGAGttggaaattattttaagaCGTTTGCCTAAACAACGTAAAAATGCTGTTTACTCGGCAACAATATCGTCACTATCTGAAAGATTATATCGAATAGGTCTTAAAGATTGGAAATTACACTCAGTATCAAGTAATATTGTGAATAGCAATACTTGCTATGGGGTTATGGATAAATTGCATTCCATAgataatttgtcaaaaatatcaagtGGATCAGAAAAAATTCCAGCAGGGCTTACTAATTACTATTCCATTGTAAATATGActgacaaatttgattatttacataagTTTATCAG ccatttattatatactgGGGCTAACAAATGCATAATGTTTTTCCTAACATGCGATTTTGTGGATTACATTAATATGGCATTAGATAAACTGAATCCAAAATTCAAgttgataaaaattcatcGCAAAATGAATCAAAGAGATCGCGAGTTAGCCTTTAAGGAGTTTAAACAAACCACTAatcaattaacaattttattagCCACAGATTTATTTTCTCGTGGCATTGATGTACAAAATGTGGATTGGATCTTCCAATTTGATGCTCCTCag gATCCTAGTATATATCTTCACAGGTCTGGGAGAACAGCCAGAGCTGGCTCAACTGGTTATTCGATCATACTGTTggataataatgaaattagTTTCATCGAATTCATTAAATCTAAAAATGTAGACTTAATTCAGTGGAATTTTGAAGATTTCACATCCGGTGCCAATCCATTTGGGGAGACTATAAATACATCAATACCTACATTACTTAGATCAATTGCTGAAAAG GACAGGCAATTCATGCTAAGTGCCAATAAGGCCTTTGTATCATATGTACGTGCCTATTCGGAACATATACTGAAATATACCTTTAATATATCCGTATGTGACTTGGGAGGCCTAGCTACATTACTGGGTGTACTAAGGATGCCAAGGGTTAAGGAAATTTTAG GTCGCAAATTCAACTTTACTCCTAGTCTAGTAAACCCTAAATCTGTTCCATTCTTATGTGCTGAAATGGAAGCAAAAAGGTTGAAAGAATTAGAAGAAAATGAGGCAAATAATAGTAGACTTAATTCTCTCAAAAATGagataaaaaatgtatcGCAAGACAAATATACAAGGAAAAAGAAGGGAAATGGCAAAACGAAGAAAAATAGAACCAGATCGGAAAAAAGAAATGCCAAAAGGAACGAAATGAACGTTGAATGGTTGGAATTCTCCAGAGAAG AGAATTtagttaaaaaattgaagaAAGGGAAAATTTCAAAGGACTTATTCGACAAATTAACTTCATAG